The proteins below are encoded in one region of Canis lupus dingo isolate Sandy chromosome 30, ASM325472v2, whole genome shotgun sequence:
- the LOC112675874 gene encoding GTP-binding nuclear protein Ran-like, translating into MECGVRRARDASGSTSAMAAQGEPQVQFKLVLVGDGGTSKTTFVKRHLTGEFEKKYVATLGMDVHPLMFHTNRGPIKFNVWDTAGQEKFGGLQDGYYIQAQCTIIMFDVMSRVTYKNVPNWHRDLVRVCENIPIVLCGNKVDIKDKKVKAKSIVFHRKKNLQYYDISAKSNYNFEKPFLWLARKLIGDPNLEPVAMPALSPPELVMDPALAAQYEHDLEVAQTTTLPDEDDDL; encoded by the coding sequence ATGGAATGTGGAGTCAGACGGGCCAGAGACGCTTCTGGAAGCACCAGCGCTATGGCTGCCCAGGGAGAGCCCCAAGTCCAGTTCAAGCTGGTGCTGGTTGGCGACGGCGGCACCAGCAAGACCACGTTCGTGAAGCGTCACCTGACGGGTGAATTCGAGAAGAAGTATGTAGCCACTCTGGGCATGGATGTCCACCCCCTCATGTTCCACACCAACAGGGGCCCCATCAAGTTTAACGTGTGGGACACTGCTGGCCAGGAGAAGTTCGGTGGGCTCCAGGACGGCTACTACATCCAAGCCCAGTGTACCATTATAATGTTCGACGTAATGTCAAGGGTTACTTACAAGAATGTGCCTAACTGGCATAGAGATCTGGTACGAGTGTGTGAGAACATCCCCATTGTGCTGTGTGGCAATAAAGTGGATATTAAGGACAAAAAAGTTAAGGCAAAATCTATTGTCTTCCACCGAAAGAAGAACCTTCAGTACTATGACATTTCTGCCAAAAGTAACTACAATTTTGAGAAGCCGTTCCTGTGGCTTGCTAGAAAACTAATTGGAGACCCTAACCTGGAGCCTGTCGCCATGCCTGCTCTTTCCCCCCCAGAGTTGGTCATGGATCCAGCTCTGGCAGCACAGTACGAGCACGATCTAGAGGTTGCTCAGACGACCACGCTCCCGGATGAGGATGATGACCTGTGA